The following are from one region of the Candidatus Polarisedimenticolia bacterium genome:
- a CDS encoding alanine--glyoxylate aminotransferase family protein, with the protein MPAAHRDHKILFTPGPTEVAPEILREMARPVIGHRGAEMQAVIRDVVPRLRPLFGTRASDIFLTACSATALWEAALRNCVVRRALVPVCGAFSERFLEVAVASGIEADPLRVEWGGAVPAGAVAEALATGRYDAVALVHNETSTGVTNPLAEIAEAVRLRGDVALLVDAVSSLGGIPVEADRNGIDVCLASVQKCLALPPGFSVCAVSPRALERSARRTGKGYYLDFIRLKEFFDRGLPMATPSVGHIFALQAQLKRIEAEGLEGRYARHRAMADRARAWAGARFGLFAEEAARSNTVSCVTNTRRIDVARFVSELASRGFGVSNGYGRLKEQTFRIGHMGDHTVAGLDDLLRTMDEVLGEDGA; encoded by the coding sequence ATGCCCGCCGCCCACCGAGACCACAAGATCCTGTTCACCCCGGGCCCCACCGAGGTGGCTCCGGAGATCCTGCGGGAGATGGCGCGCCCGGTGATCGGCCACCGCGGGGCCGAGATGCAGGCGGTCATCCGCGACGTGGTGCCGCGCCTCCGGCCCCTGTTCGGGACGCGCGCCTCGGACATCTTCCTGACCGCGTGCTCCGCCACGGCGCTGTGGGAGGCGGCCCTCCGCAACTGCGTGGTCCGGCGCGCCCTGGTCCCGGTGTGCGGGGCGTTCTCCGAGCGCTTTCTGGAGGTGGCGGTGGCCTCCGGCATCGAGGCCGACCCGTTGCGCGTGGAGTGGGGCGGGGCGGTGCCGGCCGGGGCGGTGGCGGAGGCGCTTGCCACCGGACGCTACGACGCGGTCGCCCTGGTGCACAACGAGACGTCCACCGGCGTGACCAACCCGCTTGCCGAGATCGCCGAGGCGGTGCGCCTCCGTGGCGACGTGGCGCTCCTGGTGGACGCCGTCTCCTCCCTGGGGGGGATCCCGGTCGAGGCGGACCGGAACGGCATCGACGTCTGCCTGGCCTCGGTGCAGAAGTGCCTGGCGCTGCCGCCCGGCTTCTCGGTGTGCGCCGTGTCGCCCCGGGCCCTCGAGCGCTCGGCGCGGCGGACGGGGAAAGGGTATTACCTCGATTTCATCCGGCTGAAGGAGTTCTTCGACCGCGGACTGCCGATGGCGACTCCGTCCGTCGGCCACATCTTCGCGCTGCAGGCGCAGCTGAAGCGGATCGAGGCGGAGGGACTGGAGGGGCGCTACGCCCGGCACAGAGCCATGGCGGATCGGGCGCGCGCCTGGGCCGGCGCGCGCTTCGGCCTGTTCGCCGAGGAGGCGGCGCGCTCGAACACCGTGAGCTGCGTGACCAACACGCGCCGGATCGACGTCGCGCGTTTCGTGTCGGAACTGGCCTCCCGCGGCTTCGGCGTCAGCAACGGATACGGGCGGCTGAAGGAGCAGACCTTCCGCATCGGTCACATGGGGGATCACACCGTGGCCGGCCTCGACGACCTGCTGCGGACGATGGACGAGGTGCTGGGGGAGGACGGGGCATGA
- the serA gene encoding phosphoglycerate dehydrogenase: MKVLIADKILPVCAEVLRQAGIEADHRPGISRDDLLRAVADVEGIVVRSDTRIDEDILRAAPVLRVVGRAGAGVDNIDVPAATRRGIVVMNAPGENTISAAEHTLSLLLALARQIPQADRSMKAGRWDRGRFLGVELFGKVLGILGLGKVGREVASRARAFGMQVIGYDPVLSEEVAERLGVGLVPLETIYERSDFITLHLPLSAGTRHLIGRPEIARCRRGVRILNVARGGIVDEAALVEGLQSGQVAGAALDVFETEPPAQSPLLSLDSVILTPHLGASTQEAQEKVAVRIAEQIAAYLKDGLVSNAVNVEGVDPKLLPALEPYRDLCARLGRLLSSLAHGPVSEVVLEYSGAVQEYPMRPLTASFLKGFLQPKLSDPVNVVNAHFLAKDAGIRVLETRAAEPQDFTALISATLRGRDGTRSAAGALFGKREPRLVRLDEFHLDANPEGSMLIVSNDDRPGMVGRIGTALGVAAVNIAYLSLGRDRSGGRAIAIFNLDSPVPDDLLGQIARIDGVLWAERVIL, from the coding sequence ATGAAGGTGCTCATCGCCGACAAGATCCTGCCCGTGTGCGCGGAGGTCCTGAGGCAGGCCGGCATCGAGGCGGACCACCGGCCGGGCATCTCGCGGGACGATCTCCTGCGGGCCGTGGCCGACGTCGAGGGGATCGTGGTCCGCTCGGACACGCGCATCGACGAAGACATCCTGCGCGCGGCCCCGGTGCTTCGCGTCGTGGGACGAGCCGGGGCGGGGGTGGACAACATCGACGTGCCGGCCGCCACGCGGCGCGGCATCGTGGTGATGAACGCTCCGGGCGAGAACACCATCTCGGCCGCCGAGCACACGCTGTCGCTGCTCCTGGCCCTGGCGCGGCAGATCCCGCAGGCCGATCGGTCCATGAAGGCCGGCCGCTGGGACCGCGGCCGCTTCCTGGGTGTGGAGCTGTTCGGCAAGGTCCTCGGCATCCTGGGACTCGGGAAGGTGGGACGGGAGGTGGCCTCTCGCGCCCGCGCCTTCGGCATGCAGGTGATCGGCTACGACCCGGTCCTCTCCGAGGAGGTGGCCGAGCGCCTCGGCGTCGGCCTGGTGCCTCTCGAGACGATCTACGAGCGCTCCGACTTCATCACCCTCCACCTGCCGCTCAGCGCCGGCACGCGCCACCTGATCGGTCGCCCCGAGATCGCGCGCTGCCGGCGCGGTGTGCGCATCCTGAACGTGGCGCGCGGCGGCATCGTCGACGAGGCGGCCCTGGTGGAAGGCCTCCAGTCGGGGCAGGTCGCGGGGGCCGCGCTCGACGTCTTCGAGACCGAGCCGCCGGCGCAAAGCCCGCTCCTCTCCCTCGACTCGGTGATCTTGACGCCGCACCTCGGGGCCTCGACCCAGGAGGCGCAGGAAAAAGTGGCGGTGCGGATTGCCGAGCAGATCGCGGCCTACCTGAAGGACGGCCTGGTCTCCAACGCCGTCAACGTGGAGGGGGTCGATCCGAAGCTCCTGCCGGCGCTCGAGCCCTATCGCGACCTGTGCGCCCGCCTCGGGCGGCTCCTGTCGTCCCTGGCGCACGGCCCGGTCTCGGAGGTGGTCCTGGAGTACTCCGGGGCGGTGCAGGAGTATCCCATGCGACCCCTGACGGCCTCCTTCCTGAAGGGGTTCCTGCAGCCGAAGCTGTCCGACCCCGTGAACGTGGTCAACGCGCACTTCCTGGCCAAGGACGCCGGCATTCGCGTCCTGGAGACCCGGGCCGCCGAGCCGCAGGACTTCACCGCTCTGATCTCCGCCACCCTGCGCGGGCGGGACGGGACGCGCTCCGCCGCCGGCGCGCTGTTCGGCAAGCGCGAGCCCCGCCTGGTCCGCCTCGACGAGTTCCACCTCGACGCGAACCCGGAAGGCTCGATGCTGATCGTCAGCAACGACGATCGGCCGGGCATGGTCGGCCGGATCGGCACGGCGCTGGGAGTCGCCGCCGTCAATATCGCCTACCTATCCCTGGGGCGCGACCGTTCCGGCGGCCGCGCCATCGCCATCTTCAACCTCGACTCCCCGGTCCCCGACGATCTCCTCGGCCAGATCGCCCGCATCGACGGCGTGCTCTGGGCCGAGCGCGTCATTCTGTAG
- a CDS encoding 1-deoxy-D-xylulose-5-phosphate reductoisomerase, which produces MAQVTRRAISILGSTGSVGVQALDLIGRFPDRFEVVALAAGRNAALLAQQIETHRPRLAAIDDREGAGALKDAARRARCEVVTGSDGLLAAASFPAAEVVVAAVVGSAGLPSTYHALKAGKCVALANKESLVMAGPLLREVLRESGGSLLPVDSEHSAVHQCLRGGSTDGVARIILTASGGPFRTTPLEELKTVTPEKALRHPVWDMGKKISIDSATLMNKGLEVIEARWLFDLEPDRLEVVLHPQSIVHSMVEMVDGSVLCQMGVPDMRGPIQYALGYPDRFAGPVRAPDFPAVGVLEFFQVDRRRYPCLDLAYSALRTGGTTPAALNAANEVAVLAFLAGRLDFPGIPRVVEEVLERHRPVPAITLAGVQEADAWARGVAEEMVSRGGEC; this is translated from the coding sequence ATGGCCCAGGTCACGCGACGCGCGATATCGATTCTCGGATCGACCGGGTCGGTCGGAGTGCAGGCGCTCGATCTGATCGGGCGGTTCCCGGACCGCTTCGAGGTCGTGGCGCTGGCGGCGGGCCGGAACGCGGCGCTCCTGGCGCAGCAGATCGAAACGCACCGCCCCCGCCTAGCCGCTATCGACGACCGGGAGGGAGCGGGCGCGCTCAAGGACGCGGCGCGCCGCGCGCGGTGCGAGGTCGTGACGGGGTCGGACGGGCTGCTGGCGGCGGCGTCGTTCCCGGCGGCGGAGGTCGTCGTCGCGGCCGTCGTGGGGTCCGCCGGTTTGCCGTCCACGTATCACGCCCTGAAGGCCGGCAAATGCGTCGCCCTCGCCAACAAGGAGAGCCTGGTGATGGCCGGACCGCTCCTGCGGGAGGTCCTCCGCGAGTCGGGGGGGAGCCTCCTGCCGGTCGACAGCGAGCACTCGGCGGTGCATCAGTGCCTGCGCGGCGGGTCGACGGATGGCGTGGCGCGAATCATCCTGACCGCCTCGGGGGGGCCGTTCCGCACGACGCCCCTCGAGGAGCTGAAGACCGTGACCCCGGAGAAGGCGCTCCGCCATCCCGTGTGGGACATGGGGAAGAAGATCAGCATCGACAGCGCCACCCTGATGAACAAGGGGCTGGAGGTGATCGAGGCGCGCTGGCTGTTCGACCTGGAGCCCGACCGCCTGGAGGTCGTCCTGCATCCGCAGAGCATCGTGCACTCCATGGTGGAGATGGTCGACGGATCCGTGCTGTGCCAGATGGGCGTCCCGGACATGCGCGGGCCGATCCAGTACGCTCTCGGCTATCCCGATCGGTTCGCGGGGCCGGTGCGGGCCCCCGATTTCCCGGCCGTGGGCGTGTTGGAGTTCTTCCAGGTCGATCGCAGGCGCTATCCCTGTCTCGATCTGGCGTACTCCGCCCTGAGGACGGGCGGAACCACGCCGGCGGCCCTGAACGCCGCCAACGAGGTCGCCGTGCTGGCGTTTCTCGCGGGGCGCCTCGATTTTCCAGGCATCCCGCGCGTGGTCGAGGAGGTCCTGGAACGGCACCGCCCCGTTCCCGCGATCACTCTCGCCGGCGTCCAGGAGGCGGACGCCTGGGCACGGGGCGTGGCGGAGGAGATGGTGTCCCGGGGAGGTGAGTGTTGA
- the rseP gene encoding RIP metalloprotease RseP: MSWLLSHVSWIWEFALPFGIVLGVVVLFHEFGHYLVAKWLGVTVEIFSVGFGPRIGGFHRGGTDYRVSWVPLGGYVKLKGETPEEGNAHDPGDLMSRSRFQRFLVFVMGAVFNLVTAYVLTVVILMMGVQEPVYPSQPPVVGEIDPESPAVAAGIQPGDRILSFGGRPVATWRDLDLAILLSPGQTRDVVLERNGERLTVPLEVKADAKNSIGIQSLFPMTGVMVGDVQPARPASEAGLKRGDRIVSIEGVEMTTLSRVFKAIQGSAGKPLRFVIERDGRSFEKVITPVRDGDKGVIGFVPTPPMVTRSYSLLQALTGSFTKNVEDIGVTFLTLKKLVLRELSLRTFSGPIGLYLASGAMAQEGLVYFLRFIAYVSLQLGIINLLPIPPLDGGHVFTLLIEGTIRRDLSIQLKERVMQAGLVLLLLFMATVIYLDIAKLF, from the coding sequence TTGAGCTGGCTTCTGTCGCACGTGAGCTGGATCTGGGAGTTCGCCCTGCCCTTCGGAATCGTCCTGGGGGTGGTGGTCCTGTTCCATGAGTTCGGACACTACCTGGTGGCCAAGTGGCTGGGCGTAACGGTGGAGATCTTCTCGGTCGGTTTCGGTCCGCGGATCGGCGGCTTCCATCGCGGCGGGACCGATTACCGCGTCTCGTGGGTGCCGCTTGGCGGCTACGTGAAACTGAAGGGGGAGACCCCCGAAGAGGGGAACGCCCACGATCCGGGCGACCTCATGTCGCGCTCGCGCTTCCAGCGCTTCCTGGTCTTCGTCATGGGGGCGGTGTTCAACCTGGTGACCGCCTACGTCCTGACCGTCGTCATCCTGATGATGGGAGTGCAGGAGCCGGTCTATCCGTCGCAACCACCCGTGGTCGGCGAGATCGACCCCGAATCTCCGGCGGTCGCAGCCGGGATCCAGCCCGGGGACCGGATCCTCAGCTTCGGTGGCCGGCCGGTCGCGACCTGGAGGGACCTCGACCTGGCGATCCTGCTGAGCCCCGGCCAGACCCGGGACGTCGTCCTGGAGCGCAACGGGGAGCGCCTCACGGTGCCTCTCGAGGTCAAGGCTGACGCCAAGAACAGCATCGGCATCCAGTCGCTGTTCCCGATGACGGGCGTGATGGTGGGGGACGTGCAGCCCGCACGTCCGGCTTCCGAGGCCGGGCTCAAGCGCGGCGATCGCATCGTGTCCATCGAAGGGGTCGAGATGACCACCCTGTCCCGGGTATTCAAGGCGATCCAGGGGTCGGCCGGAAAGCCGCTCCGGTTCGTCATCGAGCGCGACGGGCGGTCGTTCGAGAAGGTGATCACTCCGGTCCGGGACGGCGACAAGGGAGTCATCGGCTTCGTGCCGACGCCCCCGATGGTCACCCGTTCGTACAGCCTGCTGCAGGCCCTGACGGGGTCCTTCACGAAGAACGTCGAGGACATCGGCGTGACCTTCCTGACGCTCAAGAAACTGGTGCTGCGCGAGCTGTCGCTGCGGACCTTTTCCGGGCCGATCGGTCTCTACCTCGCCTCGGGGGCGATGGCCCAGGAGGGGCTGGTCTATTTCCTGAGGTTCATCGCGTACGTGAGCCTGCAGCTCGGGATCATCAACCTGTTGCCGATCCCGCCCCTCGACGGCGGGCACGTGTTCACCCTCCTGATCGAGGGGACGATCCGGCGCGACCTGTCGATTCAGCTCAAGGAGCGCGTCATGCAGGCGGGGCTGGTCCTCCTCCTTCTGTTCATGGCCACCGTCATCTACCTCGACATCGCCAAGCTGTTCTGA